The Raphanus sativus cultivar WK10039 chromosome 6, ASM80110v3, whole genome shotgun sequence sequence ttcaatgtattgTTTTGTTAACATGTATTTAGATACTAAACTCTATATGTTGAATTGGAATACAAAAAAGACACACTTATTTACATATTATCAATAGATGTCTCATCGTGTGAGTTAATAAACCTATGATTAAACAAACCAATTTCACAAAATTGTATTggcataatttttttaaataaaattataatttgagaTGCGTCATGTTGAAAGTTGTAAAGCAGGATGTTGAATCAATTTTTCCATTGTAGATAGTCTAACAACACTATACGCTGTAATGTGAACTGATGGATTAGCCGATAAAAGGCCGATTTTTTATAGATCTAAACTAATCCCTACTAATAAAAGGTACCTTTTGCAGCTCCAGAGAGCGTCCACATCGTTTTAGAGACCCTCTTCGAAAAGAAGCCACGTGGCATAACtaatattattaccttattatgtttagttttacatttttcgaAATATTGATATAAtgtatagttttaaattttaatatttcgaaaataataaataatatgtaaatacacaaaattataaatggaaatactaaattaaacatatgtCAGATTACCATgatatgtaatttttaaaataataaataatatgtaaatatacaacattagaaatgaaaaattaaacatatgtaagattaccatatatattattttgaaataataaataatatgtaaatatacaacattagaaatggaaatactacattaaacatatgcaagattaccatatatataatttcgaaaataataaataatatgtatataataaataatatgtaaaaataatattaataagtaaAAACTTCTCTGGAAAGATGCCACGTtgcattattattaaaaattaaaaataaataaaaagtaaatataagatataaggaaaaataaataataagtaaatatacaatagaaaaatagaaaaattacattaaacatctatctgaaattttataataaaataaataataagtaaatatacaatataaaaatagaagtacTACATTGAACATTGAactgaaaaaattataataaaataaataattagtatatattcaatataagaaatgaaaaaacaatattgaacatctatctgaaaatgtatacttttacatttttattattttaaatactttataagtaaatatacaatatagaaaaaacaaataataagtaaatatagaatataaaaatagaaatattatctatcataatattagaataaataaatatacaatataagaacaaataaataataagtaaatatactatataagaaatattacattaaagaTCGAttgtaatattatcatttgatataaaagcaaaaaattagaataagtaaatatacgaagtaagaaaaataaacaataagtaaatatacaataaaaaaattaaaaactaaattaaacatctatatgaaaatgtatagtaaaataaataataagtaaatatataatataagaaatagaaatattacattaaacatctatcataatattaggTAAGTAAATACATAATacaagaaagagaaaaataataagtatatatacaaaataaaaataggaaaattacattaaacatctatctgaaaaatatatagtaaaataaataataagtgaatatacaatataagaaataggaatattatattaaacatctatcgcAATATaaccatttgatataaaagtaagaaaattagaataaataaatatacaatataagaataaataaataataagtaaatatacaatataagaaattgaaatactatattaaacatctatctgaaaatatatagttttacattttaagtaaatatacaatataggaaatggaaatactacattaaacaaatatctgaaaaatgtatagtttttacatttttattatttccaaatatttttatatgaagaGGCCACTTATCTCGCTCTCAATCACATCCTTATAAATGTCTCTCTTACTCATATGACATAAAGAGCTATCAAAGGTAAAATAGTCAGAGGTACACATATTTGGTAAAAGAGTCTCACTCCGAAGAATCATTTTATATCTAATAGTCTTAGACCATCCATTTATACTTAAGAAAAGACAATTTCCAATAGGAGTATGCTATACAATGACAAAAGTCAAGGACAAAGCTTAAATTAGTTACTTTATATTTGCTTAAATCAGTTTTCAGTCATGGCAAGCTATATATTGTTCTCTCGAGAGTAACACGTGAAGGTTTAAGTATtttacaagaagaaaaagactcAGCGACTGGAGTAAACAATATTGTCTACAAAGAAATCTTCAATAGCATCCCCAGTAGTAAGGTATGCAAATcattaacaaatatatttatatatatacacaaaaacattatatatatttaagtcaTCGACAGAAGTTAGGTTTCTATGACAAAGACAAATGATGGCAAGCTtagtttatgataatattattttacttttttgtgTGTGACTgtgtataaaagtgaaaacaaatttgaaaaacaaaattagatttatattaagaATACAACTATTAGTTAAatgtttatttgttaaaaataatcgaAATGACATAAtgttagaaactaaattagaacaaactttaaaaacatgattctagtttttatttgtaatttgatttgtaaaataatagaaaaatttgacgtgatacaaatataaaattaatttatgcGCACGAATAATCTACGTTTAGCAGATTATTCACATCACTGCGCTAGTGCCATGGCCACCATTTTTGCACCTATTGTTATATAATAGGTAAGGTGGTgattcgtgtttttttttttgccaataaACTTGTTTAGAAAGAAGATGATTCTTGTACATTAATCTTTGTCTCTGTTAGTCATATGGTCTTGTCTCccatcaatatatttatatatatacataaaaacattatatatattcaagTCATCGACAGAGGTTAGGTTTCTATGACAAAGACAAATGATGGCAAGCTtagtttatgataatattattttacttttttgtgtgtgtgtgtataaaagtgaaaacaaaattagatttatattaagaatataattattagttaaatgtttatttgttaaaaataatcgaAATGACATAAtgttagaaactaaattagaacaaactttaaaaatatgattctatttttttgtaatttgatttgtaaaataatagaaaaatttgacgtgatacaaatataaaattaatttatggGCACGATTCGTTCCCGTCAATGTGGAGATAAAATTAGGATCcagtttatgtttttggttattgaTACTTGATTTGGTTAGGTTAATGTGGATTTGAGATTGAAATccggtttatgtttttggtttttaattgacatttgatttgattaatttGGAAGACAAtttcagaaacaaaaacaattaggaaaacaaatatttttagtcaaaagaaaaaacatatataatatcaaaagttctgatataatataaagttccgttggaaaatatttattagatccgataaaaattggaaataagagttcaaatatatacaaaactttcAAAGGTTAAATTATcacaaaaaatacaaacaacaaAATTCAACTATCACAAAAATGTTTacataaatgtaaaataaaatattttcaaactcaaaaaatattcaaactttACTCATGCatactataaatataaagtattcataaattcacaaaaatatataattcagaATACAACATCCAACGAAGTAATTGTATacgaaatattttaaaaactaaaattgccccgggcgtagcccgggtTAACCcctagtaatatataaaatttattaattaatttaatcataatattttgatattttttatttttctaacaaATCCTTCTGAAATTTTTAACAAGATCTCAATTTTCAaacattatatgtaaatattttcagtaatttcgaaattagttataaaatattattatatattactatattttatgaaattaaaaatataaatttaatcctattttatttattgtataatcataatcaatcattgtaatcaaaaattattatacgaaactatatataataaattatattaaattgttaaattttttgtattttatttttttaagaatttatgttcaaaatataatatgttggtaaAACAGGTTAACATTAgcaaattatataatacatatatagaaattaacatatattttattagatttaataatataaaatattttaatcatgatattttttaattttaaatttaaatatttattttaacaaatctgttgaaaaatatttttttaaaatatcttcagTTTCAAATGATGTCGGAATAAACGCTTACCTCAGTGATGTCGCACAGGGAAGATGTGTAGCGGCTAggttgaagagagagagagattaaggtgctgactggtttttccgctaccacccgcaaacgcagcttttgcggttcatagcggttattggcgtttcaaaacaatcacagaaaacgctaaaaatcgcttcaaaccgctcccaacctcttaaaatcaaaagctgattccagttagcgtttgcggttgcgggcggttgcgggagagtaaatttttttctttaaaaatagaataaataaaaataatactaaaaatatccaataaaaattttcaattgaaataatagaaattgtaaaatgtattcatattatatttcaatttatattataaaaattcaaaactaaaatattttctataaatttttaaaattgaataatatgattttataaatataaattttatatttatcatattattatgatttttaatatttttataattacataaaatgtaaatattgttaaattataatttaacagatgttgtgtttggtagtttaccagtcataagagtcccgcaaacgcaacaatttctaacagttgtaccagtcgtacaaatctctagaaaacgcttaaaaccgtaaccacccgcacccgcaaactcccgcaaccgcaaccgcaaccgctgcggttacaccagtcaggtcCTAAGATGCGTctgtgtattatatatatatatactcattACCATCACTACATGTTGTTCTAAGAGCAACTTTCTCCAAAGGGGAGGCTGGTATCATTTTATTAGGATCAGATTGCACCACAGATGAGCTAACCGCGCTGAAGGACACACCTCTAATTCTTCTTTTATTCATAACTCGGTTAAGTCAAATCACGACTCATACCTCTAATTCTTCTTCACATGATTTCAGTGAAGTAAAGACAGCTTTGCAGAAGTTGTTccaacatatttattttctctcATAAATCAATTTTTAGTAGAGCAATCTGCAGCTTTTCTCCGAGAAGTACAGTCTGGCCATGAGATCCGATCCACAAAGGAACCTAAACATCCCCATGCCTCCATCAGTGTTACAACAAACACACAATCACATGTTTCGGAGAAGCTAAATTTATCATACatgtttttttgaaactaaaatataaaatttatcataCATGTTTTGGCTCGTAAAACAGATAACAAAGAATGACAACAGCTCAGATAGATTCCAATTATGATGTGCCAATGTAAATATTAAGCCCAATATAAATGTTGAATGTTGAATGAATTATAAAACTCAGAGATTTCATCGTTATTGGTTTTATACCTTTATGTATTCTTAAAATCTTATTAGAATATGATGATGATCTTTGCATCCTTTAAACTTTtctggtgatgatgatgattctctTTGGTGTATTCTTGATTCTTAGCAGCATTTGATAACCAAGAGACGATGCTTTCGTCGAGTGAGAAATGAAACGAGACAGAGACTTTACGTTCCCCAAAAAGAGAGCTAGAAGAATCCGAAGTCAACCAAATGGAATCTATGTCTTCAATCTGTTTCCTAGTTCCATCGATCTTTTCAGGCCGCCTTAGTAGGATCAGATTGCACAACAGATGAGCTAACCAGCGAAGGAGACAACTCTAATTCTTGTGAGAAGCtaactttcttttatttataactcGGTTAAGTCAAATCACTGAGACACATACCTATTGAAAGTAGATGACCCTTCCCATGACTTCAGTAGATGACCCTTCCCATGAAACAGGCAGGGCCTTGAGATCTGATCCTCAAAAGTATCCACCACATACTCAAGCTTCCCTCAGTATAGAAACAGACAGCAGAATAACAAGCTACACAGCCAATCTGAGTTTATCATTTACTTTTGTCTTGCAGACAGGTGAACAAAGGATGACAACAACTTAGATAGATTCCAACTACGATGTGCCACAATGTACACACCAATATCAAAAGTAAAACAATTTGTAGCTATAGTCGGAAGTgaaattcaaaaacataatttaGGTCACTCATTGCTTCACAGTGTGCATGACAAGAGATATGCGAAATAAGTTTACAACAACACAAAACAAGTGGAAAAGATAAAAGGGCTTTCATTAAGATCTTCAAGATGAGAACTTAAGATCCAGCCTATGCTACTAAGTCCTAAAACAATTACACAAGCTTCACATCTGCTGCATGGTTCGGAAACATGCCAACTATAGAACCCTTCTCAAACGCTTCCATTCCTTGGATTTCAACTTTTGATAATAGTTTGCTTGATGAAATTGTAGTAGTAAACATGGAAAGGCTCAGATGAAGAGTTGCAGGACAAAACAAATTCATTTGCAGCAGTCACTCCTCTATAGTTGCGTATGGTAGTTGATGATAAACTGAATTTTAACGTTAGAGAGAATATAGTTCATAGTAGAGAGAATCAAATCAGAGAAGGTGGAAGAGGCCTTAAAAGCTCAGAGGAAGGCAGAAGAGAGTTTCGAAATCGAGAAGTTCGAAGCTGTCGAGGCTGCAGGGATAGAGGCAGttcagagaaaagaagaagagatgaagaaagaaaTCGAGAGCCTCAAGAGCAACCACGCTTCCGAAGCTTCGGCTGCTCAACGGGAGCTGGAGAGAGTGAGGCAAGAGCTGGTGGCAGCTAACGAGGCCAAGAGCAAGGTTCAGAGTGAAGCAGATGATGCTACCAAGATGGCTGCTACAGTAAATGCAAACCAAACCATCCAAAGTGTACAGTAGTTGTGTCGTATTTTGAGTTCGATTCATCGACGGAAAAAGTATACGACCGTCATGTCCCACCGCTGTAGTTGCTGGCTCACACGTTGTCCGTCACAATAaaatgaattgaaaaaaaacaaaaacaaaatggcTGTTACGATTTTgtggaaacaaaaataaataatgtgtTTTGTCGTTTTattatgaacaaaaaaaatcacagcAAGGATAAACTAtttatgttttgtcttttcGTCTCGACTCGGTGAGGTCAAACCAGAACATAGGCGTATACATGttcatatataaatgttacatttATTTACTATGCAACAGATATTACAATCAAGGAACAAAGTTGTGGTCAATGCAGATGCTTGTTTGGGAAGTCTATGTGTTATATAACCGTAAGATGTTGCTTATCGTCTCGGGTTGTAAAGCCTTTTGCATTTCAAAGAGAATCTTCAAACAAGAAACCATCAGTGTTGAAGTCTGGATCTATGCCTTCTCTTCCCCTGAACTCGCAAAGCCCCACCGCATTTTCTATAGAGAAATCATTCATCAAACCAAAGTCATCTTCTAAGAAAGTTCTGGACTTACGATTCATGACAAGCTTCCTAGTTGTTTTTTCCTCTCTGCTTACCTCCACACTCTCTTCAGTAGCTTCAATAGGTACCACCTTTGAAGATATTTCACTCGAGTTTCTCAACCTTGATGGCAAACTTTTGTTCCTCTTCAAAATGGGTCGTCGGTTCTTGCTGATCTTCTCGGTTGTTTGTTCCAGTTCTGGAATCCGTGTTAGTTTTGAATTTGATCCAGAGCCATTGAACATGAGCTTTCTCTTACACCCTTCTTTGAGATCTAGCCTTCTTGTATGAAGCCGTGCCCTCATTGATCTTGGAGAGGTACTAGCACTTTTTGATCCTATATATTTTTTCCTCTGAGGAGACATGGAGAAATGCTTCATTATATCATCTGTTGTCCAATCAAACTTCTGCTCCAATGGCCAGAAAAGCGGCTCCACGACGTTCCTTCTCTTTGAACCTCCAATCTCTGTAGCAGCTTTCTCCAAAGCTGATGCTAGTATGGTTATAGGAGGAGTAGATGGCCCAAGAGTTGAGATAACCGGTGAAGGAGACACATCTGATTCTAGCGAGAAGGTAACTTTCTTTTCTTCATGATGACTCTGTGAAGTCAACTCAGGACTCACATATCTATTGAAACTAGATGTCTCTTCACAAgtcttgttgttgttttcaGGTAAACGTGTCTTTGCAGATTTTCCATCTTTTTGTATTTTCTCTAAAGAACTTTTTGCATCCTTTAAACTTTtctggtgatgatgatgattctctttggtttcttcttgattCTTAGCAGCATTTGATAACCAAGAGACGATGCTTTCGTCGAGTGAGAAATGAAACGAGACAGAGACTTTACGTTCCCCAAAAAGAGAGCTAGAAGAATCCGAA is a genomic window containing:
- the LOC108808695 gene encoding uncharacterized protein LOC108808695, encoding MSFAGGRDGPKGFLKRVTSTFSVKKNQNTTTNEHPKPVFPRSRSTGASYESMRLRQGKKSLPDLTAKTKGTKSACVSPQRRREKIDDSRKQIEDMDSIWLTSDSSSSLFGERKVSVSFHFSLDESIVSWLSNAAKNQEETKENHHHHQKSLKDAKSSLEKIQKDGKSAKTRLPENNNKTCEETSSFNRYVSPELTSQSHHEEKKVTFSLESDVSPSPVISTLGPSTPPITILASALEKAATEIGGSKRRNVVEPLFWPLEQKFDWTTDDIMKHFSMSPQRKKYIGSKSASTSPRSMRARLHTRRLDLKEGCKRKLMFNGSGSNSKLTRIPELEQTTEKISKNRRPILKRNKSLPSRLRNSSEISSKVVPIEATEESVEVSREEKTTRKLVMNRKSRTFLEDDFGLMNDFSIENAVGLCEFRGREGIDPDFNTDGFLFEDSL